The following coding sequences lie in one Daphnia pulex isolate KAP4 chromosome 1, ASM2113471v1 genomic window:
- the LOC124197833 gene encoding cohesin subunit SA-1-like, whose translation MSSSKKSPLPTRSPAPRRKIAAVKKPLTVEDESTLFCIIRNGKSSVQETVDDWIEQYKADRDSGLRAMMQFFISASGCQGKITSQMQSSMEYAAIIHHMTEEFDEESDEYPITGPQWKKFRSNFCDFVQTLVKQCQYSIIYDQYLMDNVISLLTSLSDSQVRAFRHTATLAAMKFMTALVEVALTVSIHLDNTSRQYEAERQKTSDGRASDRLEALLAKHQELEKNMDEIKEMLTYTFKSIFVHRFRDTVTDIRAICMAEIGIWMRRFPQNFLDDSYLKYVGWNLNDKVGDVRLKCLQALEPLYASEQLKGKLELFTSKFKDRVVSMTLDIDCDVAVQAVRSVITIHKYHREVLSDKDCQALYLLVFSSRRAVAQAAGEFLNERLLTLDETSPPALRTHRGQIRQPSTPLIRHLVDFFFESEMPEHGAYLVDSLIDSNEMMKDWECMTDLLLEDPGPGEESLDDEQETSLIELMTCCIKQAATGESPVGRKPARKVTTPKEIHQVQEDRVRLTEHFIQTLPLLLGKFIADPEKVANLLLIPQFFNLEIYTTSRQEESLESLLRLMKTVVERRTETKVLENCAKTLEVLCTEDHAIYSRCDVIRSTLFDCLVKRLRDVLKEPVTAGDKDQVFALVSSLEKVAIFSSCHNLGPWKLWDPLFNAVREANDPSRSLPPEAIKHCISACYSAILWELLQLENGSRRGTSASQKQKQLRVHLDAYIPLMAELVITSNFALVRDQAYMSVCDLLIVFSKKLEGNPLLRPVVYQPDRDLQQTLNNFIQKYVFVEEEDEEIDEETKVEVLHKRRGYLSNFCKLVAYNVLPIQTAADVFRHYVKYDDYGDIIKMMLGKAREINKVICARTMVISLSMVFRDFSRAAGSRIDRQSEEFLSVKELAKRFVLSFGLDAVKNREAITALHRDAILFAINPLKNPNDPTGPPPNLAFLVIAAEFTKKLLEQDKKTVLQFLDRVLTMGTPSSRGEEWQPLILYRNSLAPQTARRAYGRPRRDAGGDDGEIADDNDDAGSDQEMAE comes from the exons ATGTCCAGCTCTAAAAAGTCTCCTTTACCCACTCGAAGCCCTGCCCCTCGAAGGAAAATTGCTGCTGTGAAGAAACCTCTTACTGTTGAAGACGAAAGCACTTTATTCTGCATTATTAGAAATGGCAAAAGTTCTGTTCAG GAAACTGTAGATGACTGGATTGAACAGTACAAAGCTGATCGTGACTCAGGATTGCGTGCCATGATGCAGTTCTTCATTAGTGCGTCTGGATGTCAAGGGAAAATAACCTCTCAAATGCAAAGTAGCATGGAATATGCTGCTATAATCCATCATATGACCGAAGAGTTTGATGAA GAAAGTGATGAGTACCCGATAACTGGTCCacaatggaaaaaatttcGAAGCAACTTCTGTGACTTCGTTCAGACACTTGTGAAGCAATGCCAATATTCCATCATTTATGATCAGTACCTAATGGATAATGTAATTTCGCTACTTACTAGTCTTTCTGATTCACAAGTAAGAGCGTTTCGTCATACTGCTACACTAGCTG cTATGAAATTCATGACGGCGTTGGTTGAAGTGGCTTTGACTGTATCGATTCATCTTGATAACACGTCTCGTCAGTATGAAGCAGAGCGGCAGAAAACTAGTGATGGACGAGCCAGTGATCGTCTCGAAGCGTTGCTTGCCAAACACcaagaacttgaaaaaaacatggatgaaattaaagaaatgttgACTTACACCTTCAAGTCGATTTTTGTCCATCGTTTCCGAGATACTGTTACCGATATTCGAGCCATTTGTATGGCGGAAATTGGCATTTGGATGAGGCGGTTCCCCCAAAATTTCCTCGATGACTCCTACCTCAAGTATGTAGGGTGGAATTTGAATGACAAAGTTGGCGATGTTCGTTTAAAATGTCTTCAAGCCCTCGAACCTCTTTATGCTTCAGAACAACTCAAGGGAAAATTGGAACTTTTCACCAGCAAATTTAAG GATCGTGTCGTTTCGATGACACTAGACATAGATTGCGATGTCGCAGTTCAAGCTGTTCGTTCTGTCATCACTATTCACAAATACCATCGAGAAGTATTGTCAGATAAAGATTGCCAGGCTCTGTACTTGTTGGTCTTCTCTTCCCGTCGAGCCGTTGCGCAAGCTGCTGGTGAGTTTCTCAACGAGCGACTTTTAACACTCGATGAGACTAGTCCTCCGGCTCTACGTACTCACCGTGGCCAAATTAGACAGCCCAGTACACCTCTCATTCGTcatttggttgattttttctttgaatctgAG ATGCCTGAACACGGAGCATATTTGGTCGACTCCCTCattgattcaaatgaaatgatgaaagatTGGGAGTGCATGACGGATTTGTTATTGGAAGATCCCGGGCCAGGCGAAGAGTCCTTAGATGATGAGCAAGAAACAAGTTTGATCGAACTGATGACATGTTGCATCAAACAAGCCGCGACTGGAGAGTCACCCGTTGGGCGCAAACCTGCAAGAAAG gttACCACCCCGAAAGAAATCCACCAAGTCCAAGAAGATCGTGTTCGACTAACTGAACATTTTATACAAACCCTTCCTCTGTTACTCGGGAAATTTATTGCGGATCCTGAAAAAGTTGCAAACCTTCTGTTGATCCCTCAATTCTTCAATTTGGAAATCTACACTACCTCACGTCAAGAAGag AGCTTAGAATCTTTATTGCGTCTGATGAAAACTGTTGTCGAGCGACGCACCGAAACAAAAGTGCTTGAAAACTGTGCCAAAACATTGGAAGTTCTTTGTACTGAAGATCACGCCATCTACTCTCGATGTGACGTCATAAGAAGTACTTTATTCGATTGTCTGGTTAAAAGATTGCGTGATGTTCTTAAAGAACCTGTAACCGCTGGT GACAAAGATCAGGTGTTTGCCCTGGTATCAAGTTTGGAAAAAGTTGCCATCTTCAGTTCGTGTCACAATCTTGGACCATGGAAATTGTGGGATCCTCTGTTCAACGCTGTTCGAGAAGCTAACGACCCAAGCCGGTCTTTGCCACCTGAG GCCATAAAACACTGCATTTCAGCCTGCTATTCTGCCATTTTATGGGAACTTCTACAGCTGGAAAACGGATCTCGACGAGGAACGTCTgccagccaaaaacaaaagcaactGAGAGTTCATTTGGATGCCTACATTCCGTTGATGGCAGAGCTTGTCATCACTTCTAATTTTGCTCTCGTTAGAGATCAG GCCTACATGTCGGTGTGCGATTTGCTAAtcgttttttccaaaaaactaGAGGGCAATCCTCTATTAAGACCGGTTGTGTATCAGCCTGATCGTGACCTTCAACAAACTCTAAACAATTTCATTCAGAAATACGTGTTTGTTGAAGAGGAGGACGAAGAAATCGACGAAGAAACTAAAGTTGAAGTATTGCACAAACGCCGCGGCTACCTGTCTAACTTCTGCAAGCTGGTTGCTTACAACGTCTTGCCCATACAAACTGCGGCAGATGTTTTCCGACACTACGTGAAGTATGACGATTACGGTGACATCATTAAGATGATGTTGGGAAAAGCCCGAGAGATCAACAAAGTTATCTGTGCCAGGACTATGGTTATTAGTCTCTCCATGGTTTTTCGTGATTTCAGTAGAGCTGCCGGAAGTCGTATTGATCGACAATCAGAAGAGTTTTTGAGCGTCAAG GAATTGGCTAAAAGATTTGTGCTTTCTTTTGGACTGGACGCGGTAAAAAATCGCGAAGCCATCACCGCCCTCCATAGAGATGCCATTCTTTTTGCCATCAACCCACTCAAGAATCCCAATGATCCAACTGGCCCTCCTCCTAATTTAGCGTTTCTTGTAATTGCCGCCGAGTTTACCAAAAAACTGCtggaacaagacaaaaaaacggTCCTACAGTTTCTGGACCGAGTGCTGACAATGGGAACGCCTTCATCTCGCGGCGAAGAATGGCAACCTCTCATCTTGTACCGCAATTCCTTGGCTCCGCAGACGGCTCGGCGTGCCTACGGAAGGCCTCGACGCGATGCAG gTGGGGACGACGGTGAAATCGCTGATGATAACGACGATGCCGGATCAGATCAAGAAATGGCTGAATAA